DNA sequence from the Cohnella herbarum genome:
TGTGTTGCACCAGATGATGAATTCCATGTTGCAGTTACAGAAGCGCTAGGAGCGTTTCCAGATACGGATATCTCTAAACCCGTCAATGCATTTGGTAAGGGTGGATTAGTTACTGAAAATGATTTTGTAAGTCCTGTACCATCTCCCGAACTGTTATAAGGAGTAACTGTAAATTGATAACCACCAACTGGTGAAGTAACTGTTATTGATTTTTCTGTAGTTGTTACTTGTCCACTTGTAATACCGTCGTCTATTGAAGCATTAGTTACCCATCTGTATCCGGTTGCACCAGTTGATGAATTCCATGTTGCATCTACTGTTGTGCTTGGTGAATAACCTGAAGCTGAAACAGTTAGGTTTGAAAGAGCGTCAGGCACTGGTGGTAGAGGCATTGTAAAATCAACAGAGCCTACACCTGACAAACTACCACTTGCATTTCTCATAGTTCCGTAGAGTATGTATCGATTCCCTGCGGAAAACGAACCACCACCAATTACTGGTGAAAGTGTAAATGTATCTCCTCCTGTTGAGACTGTAGGAGTTTGTGTATGAATAATTGTTCCAGTAGCATTTGCGCCTGTTGAAAGAATTGCTGTTTGATAATTTGTAGTATTCCAGTTCGCGCTCAACCCTGTAATTGACCATTTAATCGTTGTTGAGCTTTGTGGCGATACATTTAATTGTGCCATTCTACTGTCCTCACCTCTTCGCGTGAAATAAAATTGCAGGTTCATGTTGATTTTCAGACAACAAAAAAGCCACCTCAACTTGAGTTGACTAAAAAATTCGAAAATAATATCTACTTCTGAGATTGAAATCCGAATTACCTAAATGGTAAAATATTCATATGCAACAATCTGTCACAAAAGGGAGATACATATGAAGATAAAATCCTTTTCCAAATACACAACCGTATTCCTCGCAGGTGCCATTACTGCTACTGCTGGCTCTACATATGCCGCTGATGCTATCAAAACAATCCAAGCAAAACTACGTCCTGATATCAAAGTGTCTGTAAATGGTAAGCAACTAGATGCATCTGCTATCTCTTACAACAACACCACTTACCTCCCTTTAAGGAAGGCTGCTGATGCTGTCGGAGGAAAGATAGAGTTGGATGGGACGAATATTAACATTGTTACTGACGGCAAGAGTGCTGATGGTACAGTGGGGTCTCAACCTTCTGAGAAACCAATAGAGAGCACTGAAACTTATCCTATTGAGGGTAAGGTTTTGTACAACTGGGAACAAGTTTACAGTAAGTTAAGTCGTGAAAATAAGCCCACTATGATGGGTACAATAAAAAATGGACAAATTACTACAACTTATAATGATTCAGAATACATAGCAATAAGATATACTGATTACTTCTATGATTCAGAGAAAGGCTTGAGTTATTATACGAAGGATTACTTTCTTCAATTTCTCTCATTATCAGATATTGAAGAACTTCCGACTTATACTGTAAAAGTTAAAAGTAATCTTGTCAGCCCCATTTAGCAACATGAGAATCTAAATCATACGTAGTAACTGCGCGATAACCATTTATCATTAAATTACCACTATCAATCTTGACTCCATTCTGCGCACTGAGATTAATTTGATTATTGGTTCGATCATAAGAAATAACTGCGCTACCTGAACCCGTAGTAAACCAAATTCTCTTACCACTAGCATTATCCTTTGTCCCTATATAGAGGTTGTTACCAATCTCAACATCTGTTGCAACACTTATATTACCACCTTCTATAGTCGCGCCTTTAAGTATTCCACCAGAAATTGTCGCTGTAGATGATATATTCCCTGAGAAAGTTCCTGAAGTTGCATTAATGCTTCCTCTGAACGTCCCATTATTGGCGTTTACTGTACCATCCGTGCCCACAGTAAAATTACTATTTCCAATGTTGATGGTACCACCAACAATGTTCGGAGCACTTATATATGTATTCGCAGCGATTGCGTTAGCTGTCACATTACCGGAAACTGTGGCATTCCCAAGCTCATCAACTATAAATGTGTTGTTGATATTCATCTTTCCACCAGTGAGATTGACTTTGGAGGCTTGTATTGTACCTGCAAAAATCGCGTCTCCT
Encoded proteins:
- a CDS encoding stalk domain-containing protein, which gives rise to MKIKSFSKYTTVFLAGAITATAGSTYAADAIKTIQAKLRPDIKVSVNGKQLDASAISYNNTTYLPLRKAADAVGGKIELDGTNINIVTDGKSADGTVGSQPSEKPIESTETYPIEGKVLYNWEQVYSKLSRENKPTMMGTIKNGQITTTYNDSEYIAIRYTDYFYDSEKGLSYYTKDYFLQFLSLSDIEELPTYTVKVKSNLVSPI